Proteins from a single region of Dyadobacter fanqingshengii:
- the mutS gene encoding DNA mismatch repair protein MutS — MAKAQKETPLNKQYNEIKAKYPGALLLFRVGDFYETFGEDAIRASKILGIVLTRRNNGGAHEELAGFPHHSLDNYLPKLVRAGERVAICDQLEDPATAKGIVKRGVTELVTPGVSLNDNVLDTRKNNYLAAVHIGPDNLYGIAFLDISTGEFMTAQGNAAYIDKMLQGFSPAEVLFCKRHKQEFNQLFGGKYHSFQLDDWCFGYEYGYEQLIGHFQTTTLKGFGIEALPMGIIAAGVILHYLRETEHKEVGHIGRITRLEEEKYVWLDRFTVRNLELVYPQQEGGVPLIQILDQTVTPMGARLLRKWIVLPLKDKLAIEDRLNTVEHFLENEDLHDTITQHLKQIGDLERLISKVAVKRINPRELVQLKKSLKQIGPVKELISGIINQEEEKSKKAGKKQISTQAIEILKKYADQLNPCSFLVDKIENEIRDDAPILTNQGRIVKSGVNPELDELHAISYEGKDYLIKLQNREIERTGIGSLKIAYNKVFGYYLEVTHAHQNKVPADWIRKQTLVNAERYITPELKEYEEKILNAEDKISAIEYRIFSELMAMAAEYVGTVQQNALVISTLDVLSSFATVARKNNYTKPTISEGNELDIKDGRHPVIEQQLPLGESYVPNDLFLDDVVQQIIIITGPNMAGKSALLRQTALIVLMAQMGCYVPAKSAKIGLVDKIFTRVGASDNLSRGESTFMVEMTETASILNNLSNRSLILMDEIGRGTSTYDGVSIAWAIAEYLHNQADCRPKTLFATHYHELNQLTEDFPRIKNFNVAVKEVDNKVIFLRKLKPGGSAHSFGIHVAQIAGMPQLIVLRASEIMQHLEKDHVTHEHKKRVKEIPKNNFQLSIFEPADPRMEELKEKLSLVDVNTLSPIEALLKLNEFQKIVRK, encoded by the coding sequence TTGGCAAAGGCACAAAAAGAAACTCCGCTTAATAAACAATACAATGAGATCAAGGCCAAGTATCCGGGGGCGCTGCTGCTTTTTCGTGTAGGGGACTTTTACGAAACCTTCGGAGAAGATGCCATACGCGCTTCGAAAATCCTGGGCATTGTGCTTACCCGCCGGAATAACGGTGGTGCGCACGAAGAACTGGCCGGTTTTCCCCATCATTCGCTTGATAATTATCTTCCAAAACTGGTCCGTGCAGGAGAGCGTGTGGCCATTTGCGATCAGCTGGAAGATCCCGCTACTGCAAAAGGCATCGTAAAAAGAGGCGTTACCGAACTGGTTACACCTGGCGTTTCGCTTAATGACAATGTGCTCGATACACGGAAAAACAACTATCTCGCTGCGGTCCACATTGGTCCTGACAATCTTTACGGAATTGCCTTTCTGGACATTTCGACAGGAGAGTTTATGACGGCGCAGGGCAATGCAGCTTATATCGATAAAATGCTGCAGGGTTTCAGCCCGGCCGAGGTGCTTTTTTGCAAAAGACATAAACAAGAATTCAATCAACTTTTCGGCGGAAAATATCATTCATTTCAGTTAGACGATTGGTGCTTCGGCTACGAATACGGTTATGAGCAGCTGATCGGCCATTTCCAGACGACAACATTAAAAGGTTTCGGGATTGAAGCGCTGCCAATGGGCATCATTGCGGCGGGTGTAATCCTCCATTACCTGCGGGAAACCGAGCATAAGGAGGTGGGTCACATCGGGCGCATAACACGTTTGGAAGAGGAAAAATACGTTTGGCTCGACCGCTTCACAGTAAGGAATCTCGAACTCGTTTATCCGCAGCAGGAAGGCGGCGTGCCCTTGATCCAGATCTTAGATCAAACCGTAACACCGATGGGTGCACGCTTGCTTCGAAAATGGATCGTTCTGCCATTAAAAGATAAATTAGCGATTGAAGATCGGCTGAATACAGTCGAGCATTTCCTGGAAAATGAGGATCTGCATGACACAATAACACAGCATTTGAAGCAAATAGGGGACTTGGAAAGGCTTATTTCCAAAGTCGCTGTTAAGCGGATCAATCCACGTGAGCTTGTTCAGCTGAAAAAATCGCTGAAACAAATCGGTCCCGTGAAGGAGCTGATATCCGGGATAATCAATCAGGAAGAAGAAAAATCAAAAAAGGCGGGCAAGAAGCAAATTTCCACGCAGGCCATTGAAATACTCAAAAAATATGCGGATCAACTCAATCCCTGCAGTTTTTTGGTTGACAAAATTGAAAACGAGATCCGGGACGATGCGCCAATCCTGACAAACCAGGGTCGCATTGTAAAAAGTGGGGTTAATCCCGAACTGGACGAGCTGCATGCGATTTCTTATGAAGGGAAAGATTATCTGATCAAACTGCAAAACAGGGAGATTGAGCGGACGGGCATTGGATCGTTGAAAATAGCCTATAATAAGGTTTTTGGCTATTATCTTGAAGTGACGCACGCTCATCAGAACAAAGTCCCCGCCGATTGGATCAGAAAGCAAACATTGGTCAACGCTGAACGCTACATTACGCCCGAGCTGAAAGAATACGAGGAAAAGATCCTGAATGCCGAGGATAAAATTTCGGCGATCGAATACCGGATTTTCAGTGAGCTGATGGCAATGGCGGCTGAATATGTGGGCACGGTCCAGCAGAATGCACTGGTGATTTCCACACTGGACGTACTAAGTTCATTCGCCACAGTTGCAAGGAAAAATAATTATACAAAACCCACCATCAGCGAGGGTAATGAGCTGGATATCAAGGATGGCCGTCACCCGGTTATCGAACAACAGCTTCCGTTAGGCGAAAGTTATGTGCCCAACGACCTCTTCCTGGACGATGTGGTGCAACAAATTATTATTATTACCGGCCCAAACATGGCTGGTAAGTCGGCGCTTTTGAGGCAGACTGCATTAATCGTGCTGATGGCGCAAATGGGTTGTTATGTTCCCGCAAAATCGGCCAAGATTGGGTTGGTCGACAAGATTTTCACGCGGGTTGGAGCCAGCGACAATCTGAGCCGTGGCGAAAGTACATTCATGGTGGAAATGACTGAAACGGCCAGCATTTTGAATAATTTGAGCAACCGGAGCCTGATCCTGATGGACGAAATCGGGCGGGGAACCAGCACTTATGATGGCGTTTCCATCGCATGGGCCATTGCGGAGTATCTGCATAATCAGGCGGATTGCAGGCCAAAAACGTTGTTTGCGACACATTATCATGAATTAAACCAGCTTACCGAAGATTTTCCTCGCATTAAAAATTTCAATGTAGCGGTGAAAGAAGTGGATAATAAAGTGATCTTCCTGCGCAAATTAAAACCAGGCGGAAGCGCACATAGTTTTGGTATCCACGTGGCGCAGATTGCCGGTATGCCGCAGCTTATCGTGTTGAGAGCCAGTGAGATTATGCAGCATTTGGAGAAAGATCATGTCACGCACGAGCATAAGAAAAGAGTTAAGGAAATCCCAAAAAATAACTTTCAGCTCAGCATTTTCGAACCGGCCGATCCGCGTATGGAAGAATTGAAGGAAAAATTGTCGCTCGTGGACGTAAACACATTGTCACCCATTGAAGCGCTTTTGAAGCTGAATGAATTTCAGAAAATAGTCAGGAAATAA
- a CDS encoding SMP-30/gluconolactonase/LRE family protein produces MKPSQILLTASLLLAAISANAQHSLTQIWASEASLPIPESVLYSAKDKILYVAQIDGKPGEKDGKGAIGKVGLDGKIINKDWITGLHAPKGMGVAGNKLYVSDVTDVVEIDIKTGKILKKHAVEGSVFLNDLTIDAKGNIYVSDSSTKKVHLIKDGKVSTYMEGLNGPNGLLAVGSDLLIADSGTLKRLGTDKKVTIIAEGMDKSTDGIEQVVPGEYIVSCWAGVVYYVKSDGTTQKLLDTTADKTNSADIGYDSVNKIVYVPTFAKNGVVAYQLK; encoded by the coding sequence ATGAAACCCAGTCAAATACTACTTACTGCATCATTGCTGCTGGCTGCGATATCCGCAAATGCACAGCACTCACTTACACAGATTTGGGCAAGTGAAGCATCACTTCCGATTCCTGAATCTGTTCTTTACAGTGCCAAAGACAAGATCTTGTATGTAGCGCAGATTGATGGAAAACCAGGCGAGAAAGATGGAAAAGGCGCGATCGGAAAAGTGGGGCTGGATGGCAAGATTATAAATAAAGACTGGATCACCGGACTGCATGCGCCGAAAGGCATGGGCGTTGCGGGTAACAAGCTTTACGTTTCCGACGTCACGGATGTGGTGGAAATAGATATCAAAACAGGTAAAATTTTAAAGAAACATGCGGTTGAAGGATCGGTGTTCCTTAATGACCTGACAATTGACGCAAAAGGAAATATTTACGTTTCAGATTCCAGCACGAAGAAAGTTCACTTGATCAAGGACGGGAAAGTTTCAACTTATATGGAAGGCCTAAACGGTCCAAATGGCTTGCTAGCAGTTGGTTCAGACCTGCTGATTGCTGATAGCGGCACATTGAAACGGCTTGGCACGGATAAAAAGGTAACCATTATAGCCGAAGGAATGGATAAAAGCACGGATGGGATTGAGCAGGTAGTTCCGGGCGAATACATCGTTTCGTGCTGGGCTGGCGTAGTTTATTATGTAAAATCAGATGGCACTACGCAAAAGTTGCTGGATACCACGGCTGACAAAACAAATTCGGCAGACATTGGCTACGATTCGGTTAACAAAATCGTTTACGTGCCAACATTCGCTAAAAATGGTGTTGTAGCTTATCAGTTAAAATAA
- a CDS encoding RNA recognition motif domain-containing protein: MDIFVGSLSFKLKESELREAFEKFGTVSSAKIIIDKITRQSKGFGFVEMPDEEEARLAINNLNGADMYGRPLVVNESQKKEARGDAPAPRREGGFNRPPRTEGGSTGTDRPSSPSSTGGGYSGGGGYSGGGGYSGGDKSSGGGSNDRYRSSDRSHSGGYGDKGGFGGKSRSDDRFGKGGGDYKKGGGGSKNYTRNIGDDDDDD; encoded by the coding sequence ATGGACATTTTTGTTGGGAGTCTTTCTTTTAAATTGAAGGAAAGCGAACTGCGTGAAGCTTTCGAAAAATTTGGAACAGTGAGCTCCGCGAAAATTATCATTGACAAGATTACACGTCAAAGCAAAGGTTTCGGCTTTGTTGAAATGCCGGATGAAGAAGAAGCAAGGCTGGCTATCAACAATTTGAACGGCGCCGATATGTACGGACGACCGCTGGTAGTAAACGAATCGCAGAAAAAAGAAGCAAGAGGTGATGCGCCTGCGCCAAGAAGAGAAGGAGGGTTTAACAGACCTCCGCGCACGGAAGGTGGCAGCACCGGCACCGACAGGCCTAGCAGCCCAAGCAGCACAGGAGGCGGATATAGCGGAGGCGGTGGATACAGTGGCGGTGGAGGCTATTCTGGTGGTGACAAAAGTTCAGGAGGTGGAAGTAATGACCGATATAGAAGCAGCGACCGTAGCCATAGCGGCGGTTATGGCGATAAAGGCGGATTCGGAGGAAAATCAAGATCTGACGACCGTTTTGGAAAAGGTGGCGGGGATTACAAAAAAGGAGGAGGCGGATCCAAAAATTACACCCGCAACATTGGTGACGATGATGATGACGATTAA
- a CDS encoding MFS transporter, whose protein sequence is MKNSTRFQLMAMMFLLYFIWGSWYGQMSKYLFTALGASGAQVGNAYAAFSIAQIIAPFFVGMIADRYFAAQKVLGVLSLAGAALLFVLTGVDDPDNFFWIILAYCISFAPMMSLTTSIAMQQVTNSEKDFPAIRVMGTVSWIVVSNIIGYYGFGDNVMIFKISMVASAFLGVYSFFLPDTPPKPSTKTSFSDILGLDAFKLFKDRSFAIFFISSLLICIPLSFYYAMANPSLTDSGMTNVENKMSLGQASEVVFMLLIPLAFTRLGVKWMLVVGLIAWIIRFIGFGYGDVNNEWLLYMAIILHGVCYDFFFVTGQIYTDSKAGEKYRSSAQGLISIATYGIGMGIGSWLAGIVADMYTVNGVKDWTSIWMVPAGIAAVVLVLFVLFFKDNKVKAAA, encoded by the coding sequence ATGAAAAACTCGACGCGTTTTCAATTGATGGCCATGATGTTCCTGCTCTATTTTATATGGGGATCATGGTACGGGCAAATGAGTAAATACCTGTTTACGGCCCTGGGGGCAAGTGGAGCGCAGGTTGGAAATGCTTATGCTGCTTTTTCGATTGCGCAGATCATCGCTCCATTTTTCGTCGGAATGATCGCCGACCGTTATTTTGCCGCGCAAAAAGTGCTGGGCGTTTTGAGTCTGGCCGGTGCAGCCCTTCTTTTTGTACTTACGGGCGTTGACGATCCGGACAACTTTTTTTGGATTATCCTGGCTTACTGTATTTCTTTCGCGCCGATGATGTCGCTTACGACTTCAATCGCCATGCAGCAGGTGACTAATTCCGAGAAAGATTTCCCTGCTATACGCGTTATGGGAACGGTTTCCTGGATTGTGGTTTCCAATATTATCGGCTATTATGGCTTTGGGGACAATGTAATGATATTCAAAATCTCAATGGTTGCATCCGCATTCTTGGGTGTTTATTCATTCTTTTTGCCAGATACCCCTCCGAAACCAAGTACAAAAACGTCCTTTTCGGACATCTTGGGTCTAGATGCATTCAAACTTTTTAAAGACCGTTCCTTTGCGATATTTTTTATCTCTTCCTTGCTGATCTGCATTCCCTTGTCGTTTTATTACGCCATGGCTAACCCCTCACTCACCGATTCGGGTATGACCAATGTGGAGAACAAAATGTCGTTGGGACAAGCTTCGGAAGTTGTTTTCATGCTGTTAATTCCACTCGCTTTTACGCGTTTGGGGGTTAAATGGATGTTGGTTGTAGGTTTGATAGCGTGGATTATTCGTTTCATCGGTTTCGGTTATGGGGATGTGAATAATGAATGGCTGCTTTACATGGCAATTATCCTGCACGGAGTTTGTTACGACTTCTTCTTTGTGACCGGGCAGATATATACTGATAGCAAAGCGGGCGAGAAATACCGTTCTTCTGCCCAGGGACTTATTTCAATTGCCACTTATGGAATTGGAATGGGCATTGGTTCATGGCTTGCCGGCATCGTTGCCGACATGTATACCGTTAATGGTGTTAAAGATTGGACAAGCATCTGGATGGTGCCTGCCGGTATTGCGGCGGTTGTATTAGTGCTTTTTGTGCTGTTCTTTAAAGACAACAAAGTGAAAGCGGCTGCGTAG
- a CDS encoding pseudouridine synthase — translation MFRYFFIYKPFGMLSQFTREGDHPTLGDLGFEFPKDIYPVGRLDADSEGLLLLTNDNFLKTKVLDPKNKHSKTYYAQVEGVVTEEACEMLRSGVQISINGKKHLTLPAKVDAIAEPSLPERNPPIRFRQNIPVSWVSISIGEGKNRQVRRMTAAAGFPTLRLVRWSIGKISLADKTGEFPKPGDVWEVTAKDVRGVYD, via the coding sequence TTGTTCCGTTACTTCTTCATTTACAAGCCGTTTGGAATGCTTTCACAGTTTACGCGCGAAGGTGATCATCCGACGCTTGGTGATCTGGGTTTCGAGTTTCCCAAAGATATTTACCCAGTAGGTCGCCTGGATGCGGATAGTGAGGGATTGTTGTTGTTAACCAATGATAATTTTCTCAAAACAAAGGTTTTAGACCCAAAGAATAAGCATTCAAAAACGTACTATGCGCAAGTTGAAGGCGTCGTTACCGAAGAAGCCTGTGAAATGCTTCGCAGCGGCGTGCAAATTTCTATTAACGGCAAAAAACACCTCACGCTCCCTGCGAAGGTTGATGCAATTGCCGAACCTTCACTTCCCGAACGTAACCCACCGATCCGTTTCCGACAAAACATTCCCGTTTCCTGGGTTTCCATCTCCATAGGCGAAGGCAAAAACAGGCAGGTAAGGCGTATGACCGCTGCCGCAGGTTTTCCCACATTGCGACTCGTGCGCTGGTCGATTGGGAAAATTTCTCTGGCGGACAAAACCGGTGAATTTCCTAAACCAGGGGACGTATGGGAAGTTACGGCCAAAGACGTGCGCGGCGTTTACGATTGA